TGGACGGCCTGAGTCGGCCGTCCGGCGAGGGTGATGTGCGGATCGAGCCTGCCTCCCCCACGCACCTCAGCGATGTCTTCATCAGCCTTCAGGTCGGCGCCGAGCGCGCGCTGTTCCGGGTGAGTGCGGCACCGCTGGTCGCCTTCCTGGACCGTACGGACCGGCTCGTGCCGCTCGGCAAGGAAGAGGTCTGCGACACCCTGGAAGCCGTACTGGACCAGATCCTCACGGAGGCCCCGGCCGGCTGACCCCGAGCCGGACGGACCGTCCACGCCGACGTCATACCGGGTACGCCGGTCCTCCCGCGTACCCGCGCACCTGTATGCCGCTTCCTGGCCGTGCTGCCTCCCTTCGCTGCCCTCGACCTGTGCCCTGCCCCTTCACGCGCCACGTCGCGTGCTTGAAGTCGCCTGCCAGGGGCCGTACTCATGCCCGTCACTGCTTACGCCGCTTGCCCCGTCCCCCGCGCCGGCTGGGCCTGCCCTCCGCGGTGCCTGTCGGCGCGCCGGCAGCGGCCCCGGCTCCCGTACCCGCCCCGGATCCCTCTCCGGCTCCTGCCCCGCCGCCGCTCCCCGGCCCGCCCAGGCCCTTCCGGTCCGCCGAGACGACCAGCGCTGCCAGCAGCGTCGTCAGCGGCACCGCGGCGACCAGTCCGATGCTGCCCACGAGCGTGCGGATGATCTCTTCCGCGACCACCTCGCTCGTGGCGACCGTGCCGACGCTGCTCTGTGCGATCGAGAACAGCAAAAGCAGCGGCAGTGCGGCGCCCGCGTAGGCCAGCACCAGGGTGTTGACGACGGAGGCGATGTGATCCCGGCCGATCCGCATCGCGGCACCGTACAGCTTGCGCCAGCCGGCTGCCTGGTCTGCCTCCTTGAGCTCCCAGACCGCGGCGGTCTGCGTCACCGTCACATCGTCGAGCACACCCAGCGACCCGATGATGATCCCCGCGAGCAGCAGACCGCGGATCTCGATGTCGGGGTACAGGCCGTGCACCAGCCCGGTCGTGTCGTCCGTATTGCCGGTCAGCAGAGCCCAGTTGATGAATACCGAACCGAGCAGCCCGATCAGCAGCAGTGAGGCGAGGGTGCCGAGCACCGCCACCGAGGTACGGGCCGTCAGCCCATGACACAGGTAGAGCGCGATCAGCATGATCGCGCTTCCGCCGATCACCGCCACCAGCAGCGGATTGGAGCCCTGGAGGATCGCCGGGAGGATGAACAGCGTCAGGACCACAAAGCTGGCGGCCAGGGCCACCAGCGCGAGTACTCCACGGAGTCGGCCCACGATCACCACTGCGAGGGCGAAGATCCCAGCCAGCACCCACATCGGGAGCGATCGGTCGACATCGCTGACCGAGTACTGCAGATCCTTCGGCGCCTTGGGGGAGTACGCCACCACCACGTCCTGCCCGGTGGTGTAGTGGCGCAGCGCGTCCGGTGTCACCACCGTCTGGAAGGTACGCCCGGCGTTCTCTCCCGTGGTGACCTTGATCGTCGCCTGCTGGCAGGGCTTGCCCTTGGACGCTCCCCCGGTCGGTGGCTGTCCCGTCGGAGACGGCGGCTGGGGCTGCTGCTCGGCATGGACATCCGCACAGTTCACCTCCGCCACTTTGATGACTCTGGCCTGCTCCGTGGGCTGGTCGAAGCCGACGCCGGAGGGCTTATGGGAGGGCGCGCCGCCTGGCCACAGCACGACCAGGCCGACCGCCACCGCAGCCGCGAAGGGGATCAGCACTGCTGCGATGACCTTGCGCAGATGCCGGGAGACCGGCGTGGCAGGGCCATGGCCGTGCGCATGTGAGTGCACGGCGGACTGGTGGTGGGACTCGTGAGGGCTCACCGCCCGATCATCGCAAGAACTCTCGGGGCCCCCTGTTCACCCCGCCACATCGGCCGCTACCGTGGTGGCACCTTTGCAATCGCGGGAGCTCGGAGCACCGGGCTGAGAGGGCGCTGACCTTCGTCCCAGCGGCGTTTCACGTGAAACGCCCATGGACGGAAGCCGCTGCGTCGACCGCCGAACCTGTTACCGGGTAATGCCGGCGTAGGGAGTTGGGTCTCATGACTCTGCAGGATGCACGCACGCCCGAAAACGGAAACGGTGCCGACGGCAGTGAGCCGCAGATCGGCTGGCACAAGGGCTATGTCTCCGGATCGCGCTCGGACCTTCGGGTCCCGGTCCGGCGGGTGCACCTCACCAACGGCAACGACGTGACGCTCTACGACACGTCAGGGCCGTACACCGACCCCAATATCGATACCGACGTCCGCCGTGGTCTGGCGCCGCTGCGGGAGAACTGGATCATTGCCCGCGGCGACACCGAGGAGTACGCGGGCCGCCCCATGCGGCCGGAGGACGACGGCCTCAAGCACACCTCGCCGCGCGGTGGACTCAAGAACCTCGACGCGGTCTTCCCGGGCCGCCCCCGCCAGCCGCGCCGCGGCCGTGACGGCGCCGCGGTCACCCAGCTCGCGTACGCGCAGCGCGGCGAGATCACCGCGGAGATGGAGTACGTCGCCCTCCGCGAGAACGTCACGCCCGAGTTCGTACGCGATGAGATCGCGGCGGGCCGCGCGGTGCTGCCGTCCAACATCAACCACCCGGAGATCGAGCCGATGATCATCGGCAAGAACTTCCTGGTGAAGGTGAACGCCAACATCGGTAATTCGGCGGTCACTTCCTCCATCGAGGAGGAGGTGGAGAAGATGACCTGGGCGACCCGCTGGGGTGCCGACACGGTCATGGATCTGTCCACCGGCCGCAATATCCACACCACCCGCGAATGGGTGCTCCGCAACTCCCCCGTCCCCATCGGCACCGTCCCGCTCTACCAGGCGCTGGAGAAGGTCGACGGCAAGGCCGAGGAGCTGACCTGGGAGATCTACAAGGACACCGTCATCGAGCAGGCGGAACAGGGCGTCGACTACATGACGGTGCACGCCGGTGTGCTGCTCCGGTACGTCCCGCTCACGGCCCGCCGCAAGACCGGCATCGTCTCCCGCGGCGGATCGATCATGGCCGCCTGGTGCCTGGCACACCACCAGGAGCCGTTCCTCTACACGCACTTCGAGGAGCTCTGCGAGATCCTCGCCTCCTACGACGTCACCTACTCGCTCGGTGACGGTCTGCGCCCCGGCTCCATCGCGGACGCCAATGACGAGGCGCAGTTCGCGGAGCTGCGGACGCTCGGCGAGCTGAACACCATCGCCAAGCGGCACGGCGTACAGACGATGATCGAGGGCCCGGGACATGTCCCGATGCACAAGATCAAGGAGAACATCGACCTCCAGCAGGAGATCTGCGAGGAGGCCCCGTTCTATACGCTCGGCCCGCTGACCACCGACATCGCACCCGCCTACGACCACATCACCTCGGGTATCGGCGCGGCGATGATCGCCTGGTGGGGCACCGCCATGCTCTGCTACGTCACGCCCAAGGAGCACCTGGGCCTGCCGGACCGCGATGACGTCAAGACCGGCGTCATCACGTACAAGATCGCGGCGCATGCGGCCGACCTGGCCAAGGGGCACCCGGGGGCCCAGGAATGGGACGACGCGCTCTCCGACGCCCGCTTCGAGTTCCGCTGGGAGGACCAGTTCAACCTGGCTCTCGACCCGGACACGGCCCGCGCCTTCCACGACGCGACGCTGCCCGCCGAGCCGGCGAAGACGGCCCACTTCTGCTCGATGTGCGGCCCGAAGTTCTGCTCGATGAAGATCAGTCAGGACATCCGCCGCGAACACGGGGGTGATCTGGCGATCGACGCCGAGGCCGGGATGGCCGAGAAGTCGAAGGAGTTCGCGGCGGCGGGCAACCGCGTGTACCTGCCGATCGCCGACTAGCCGGAGTTCGGACACCTGTGAGGGAGGGCCCCTACCGAGGAGGTAGGGGCCCTCCGCCGTCCCGGCCCTGATCCGCCGGACAGGCCCTAGTCCGGCCGGTGGTCAGGCCCCCCGTAATCCGGGCTGGTGAAGTCCGGGCTGGAGTAGCGCGGGCGGGACCCCGAGGAGCCGCTGTCGGGGCTGGTGAACTCGGGACGGGTGTAGCCGAGAGTCGGGATGCGGCTCTCGGGGGACGGGGCACGGCGGGGGACATAGCGGGCCGGGTCGTCGTCCGGGGCGGCCGTGGGGTCGGTGAGGGCCTCACGGAGAAACGGCAGCAGGCCGCGCTCCAGGAGGGCGCGGCGCCATGCCTCACGGGCGTGGTCCAGCGCCTCCCCCAGTTCATCGGCTCTGGCGGCCTGTGCGGACGAGCCGTTGCGCAGGGCCGTGACGAGGAGGCCTGCCATCGCGACGAGGGTGCCTGCGGCGGTCAGTGCAGCGAAGATCCAGCCGACGCTGATCAGCGGCTGTGCCAGGGACTTGTCGGGGCTGAGGGCGCGCAGCACATAACCGATGAGGAGGAAGAGGACCGCGGCGATGCCGGCCAGGACGGGGGCGAGGACGGCGACCATGGCGGTGAGTCCGGCGCCGGTGGATCCGGCCTCGTCGAGGACGGTGGCGGTGGCCGGTCCTGGGCTCCCGTCGGCCGCCCCGTTCTGCTCCCCGTCGTCCGCTTCGGGGCGGGACGGTGCGGGCACCGGCGCGCGCAACTCGGCGCGGAGCTGTACATAGCGTTGGTATTCGGCCGTGGCGCATGCGGCAATGGCGGTGGTCGCGCTGAGCGCCATCGTGCGCAACTGCTCGGTATTGAGCTGGTTTCCCGCGGTGGTGGTGAAGTCGTCCGGGCGGTAGGCGGCGGTGCGCAGCGCCTCATCAAGGAGCCGCGCAAATTCCGCGCGGTCCTCGTTCAACAGGTGCGGAGCGCTGTTCATGTGGATCCCCCGATGCTCCGTAGGGCCGTACGGCCGGCGTTGGCCGGGCAGTGGGCGGAAACGGAGGAGAGCCTGCTACGGATAGTCCGATGGTAGAGCGACTCCGGCGCGGGGTGACAGAGAGTTTACGGAATTTGAGTAATGCCACGACCGGATTGCGCCCGTGCTGCCCCCGACGGCGTGCCGACCGCCCACTGCGCAGCCTGCCGCACGCCGGTCACGATAACGCTCAGCCCGCCAGCGGAAGTTGAACGACCAAGAGCTTTCCGGCCATCGTGATGCCGCCGTCCATGGCGATGGCCAGGCCGTCCGCGTAGACATGCGGACCGTCGACCGCGATGGCTTCGCTCTCGCCCTCCTCCGTCCCGACCTCGCCCAGCAGATAGGGAATCGGGCTGTGGCCGTGTACGACGCGGTCGCCACCGTAGGCGTCGAGGAGTTCGCGGACGGCGTCCGAGCCGGCCTCGTCGCGGAAGGCGAAGCGCTTGGTGAACTTGCGGAACAGATCCCAGACTTCGTCCGCGTCGCTGCGGGTGAGGACGTCGTGGACGGTGTCGTTGACGGCCTCGATGGAGTCGCCGTATTCGAGGTAGGCGGTGGTGTCGGAGTGCACGAGCAGATGCCCGTCCTCCTCCATCACGGCGTCCAGCCGGGCCATCCACTGGAGGTGGTGGTCCTCCAGGCGGTCCATATCGGTCTTCTGGCCGCCGTTGAGGAGCCAGGCGGCCTGGAAGGAGGCGGTGCCGGCGCCGGACTGTACGGGGGTGTCGCCGAACCGCTTGGCGCCCAGCAGCAGGAGCTCGTGATTGCCCATCAGGGCCTTGCAGTAGCCACCGGCCGCCGCGGCCTCAGCGGAGAGCTGCATGACGAGGTCGATGACGCCGATGCCGTCGGGGCCGCGGTCGGTGAAGTCGCCGAGGAACCAGAGCCGGGCGTTGCCGGCCGCCCAGTTGCCGTCGGCGTCGATCAGGCCCTCGACGGCCAGCGCCTCGCGCAGCTCGTCGTAGTAGCCGTGCACATCGCCGACGACATACAGCGGGCCCATGCCCTCGGGCGCGTCGGGCTCCTGGGCCGGTTCGGGCACCGGGACGACGACGGGGCTGTCGATGAGGGTGTCCGTGCGGCCGGGCTCGATGACCGGGAGGTCGCGCGCGGTCGGGGTGTACTCCTCGGGCAGCTCGGCCGGCGGGGCCGCGGGCGGCACCACGGGGGGCGCCGCCGGAGGCGCGGGCGGGGCGCCGGCGGGCAGATGGAGCGGCGGGCCGACCGGCGGCACGGGGGACCCGGCGGACGCGCCGGAGGGTACTCCGGGTGGCGGAACAGACGCCGCAGCGTTTCCCGCCATGGTCCACACCATGGGTCCCTGGCTGGCCCCCTGAGTCATCGACCCCTCCACCGTCGCGCCGCCGTGCACCTCTCGGACCTTTGCCTGGTCGACGGCGGTC
This Streptomyces decoyicus DNA region includes the following protein-coding sequences:
- a CDS encoding YibE/F family protein translates to MSPHESHHQSAVHSHAHGHGPATPVSRHLRKVIAAVLIPFAAAVAVGLVVLWPGGAPSHKPSGVGFDQPTEQARVIKVAEVNCADVHAEQQPQPPSPTGQPPTGGASKGKPCQQATIKVTTGENAGRTFQTVVTPDALRHYTTGQDVVVAYSPKAPKDLQYSVSDVDRSLPMWVLAGIFALAVVIVGRLRGVLALVALAASFVVLTLFILPAILQGSNPLLVAVIGGSAIMLIALYLCHGLTARTSVAVLGTLASLLLIGLLGSVFINWALLTGNTDDTTGLVHGLYPDIEIRGLLLAGIIIGSLGVLDDVTVTQTAAVWELKEADQAAGWRKLYGAAMRIGRDHIASVVNTLVLAYAGAALPLLLLFSIAQSSVGTVATSEVVAEEIIRTLVGSIGLVAAVPLTTLLAALVVSADRKGLGGPGSGGGAGAGEGSGAGTGAGAAAGAPTGTAEGRPSRRGGRGKRRKQ
- a CDS encoding G protein-coupled receptor family protein, which codes for MNSAPHLLNEDRAEFARLLDEALRTAAYRPDDFTTTAGNQLNTEQLRTMALSATTAIAACATAEYQRYVQLRAELRAPVPAPSRPEADDGEQNGAADGSPGPATATVLDEAGSTGAGLTAMVAVLAPVLAGIAAVLFLLIGYVLRALSPDKSLAQPLISVGWIFAALTAAGTLVAMAGLLVTALRNGSSAQAARADELGEALDHAREAWRRALLERGLLPFLREALTDPTAAPDDDPARYVPRRAPSPESRIPTLGYTRPEFTSPDSGSSGSRPRYSSPDFTSPDYGGPDHRPD
- the thiC gene encoding phosphomethylpyrimidine synthase ThiC encodes the protein MTLQDARTPENGNGADGSEPQIGWHKGYVSGSRSDLRVPVRRVHLTNGNDVTLYDTSGPYTDPNIDTDVRRGLAPLRENWIIARGDTEEYAGRPMRPEDDGLKHTSPRGGLKNLDAVFPGRPRQPRRGRDGAAVTQLAYAQRGEITAEMEYVALRENVTPEFVRDEIAAGRAVLPSNINHPEIEPMIIGKNFLVKVNANIGNSAVTSSIEEEVEKMTWATRWGADTVMDLSTGRNIHTTREWVLRNSPVPIGTVPLYQALEKVDGKAEELTWEIYKDTVIEQAEQGVDYMTVHAGVLLRYVPLTARRKTGIVSRGGSIMAAWCLAHHQEPFLYTHFEELCEILASYDVTYSLGDGLRPGSIADANDEAQFAELRTLGELNTIAKRHGVQTMIEGPGHVPMHKIKENIDLQQEICEEAPFYTLGPLTTDIAPAYDHITSGIGAAMIAWWGTAMLCYVTPKEHLGLPDRDDVKTGVITYKIAAHAADLAKGHPGAQEWDDALSDARFEFRWEDQFNLALDPDTARAFHDATLPAEPAKTAHFCSMCGPKFCSMKISQDIRREHGGDLAIDAEAGMAEKSKEFAAAGNRVYLPIAD
- a CDS encoding SsgA family sporulation/cell division regulator codes for the protein MTDTVQAEVIMSFVVSEELAFRIPVQLDFASADPYAVRLTFDLPGDAPVTWAFGRELLLDGLSRPSGEGDVRIEPASPTHLSDVFISLQVGAERALFRVSAAPLVAFLDRTDRLVPLGKEEVCDTLEAVLDQILTEAPAG
- a CDS encoding metallophosphoesterase, which translates into the protein MVWTMAGNAAASVPPPGVPSGASAGSPVPPVGPPLHLPAGAPPAPPAAPPVVPPAAPPAELPEEYTPTARDLPVIEPGRTDTLIDSPVVVPVPEPAQEPDAPEGMGPLYVVGDVHGYYDELREALAVEGLIDADGNWAAGNARLWFLGDFTDRGPDGIGVIDLVMQLSAEAAAAGGYCKALMGNHELLLLGAKRFGDTPVQSGAGTASFQAAWLLNGGQKTDMDRLEDHHLQWMARLDAVMEEDGHLLVHSDTTAYLEYGDSIEAVNDTVHDVLTRSDADEVWDLFRKFTKRFAFRDEAGSDAVRELLDAYGGDRVVHGHSPIPYLLGEVGTEEGESEAIAVDGPHVYADGLAIAMDGGITMAGKLLVVQLPLAG